The Blautia hydrogenotrophica DSM 10507 genome window below encodes:
- a CDS encoding ATP-grasp fold amidoligase family protein: MSIKSKIKSECPLLYQLYKILTDIKDAQKIKSAENKFYSLADWQIRQLDSELYFKAQGKVLDWNHLLTYTEKMQWAKLYDKDPRKVILSDKYAVRAWVSETIGEEYLIPLIGVWDKYEDINFKVLPEQFVMKTNHGSNDVVIVRSKSKLSLAQKIEMRRKITNSLKRDYGSIYCELHYGKIPAKIIAEKFLDSGETDLQDYKFLCFSGKPYFCWVDIGRYTKHKRNVYDLNWNLQDWNQFTYGNTEYEIEKPKNFDQMIGLAEKLSRGFSHVRVDLYNIDGKIYFGEMTFTNGSGFEKIIPPSADLMLGNLWDIDTKSNSEDSTKKLERDTK; this comes from the coding sequence ATGAGTATTAAATCAAAAATAAAGTCTGAGTGTCCTTTATTATATCAACTCTATAAAATATTAACCGACATAAAGGATGCTCAAAAAATAAAATCTGCTGAGAACAAATTTTATTCCCTTGCCGATTGGCAAATACGCCAATTAGACTCTGAGCTGTACTTTAAAGCTCAGGGAAAAGTATTGGATTGGAATCACTTATTAACCTATACAGAAAAGATGCAGTGGGCAAAGCTGTATGACAAGGATCCCAGAAAAGTTATTTTATCCGATAAGTATGCAGTAAGAGCTTGGGTCTCGGAAACTATAGGTGAAGAATACTTAATACCCTTAATTGGAGTTTGGGACAAATACGAGGATATAAATTTTAAGGTACTTCCAGAACAGTTTGTAATGAAAACAAATCATGGATCAAACGATGTTGTGATCGTTCGTAGCAAATCGAAATTGTCTTTAGCTCAAAAAATTGAAATGAGACGAAAAATAACAAATTCTTTAAAAAGAGATTATGGAAGTATATACTGTGAACTTCATTATGGAAAAATTCCTGCTAAAATTATAGCAGAAAAGTTTCTTGATTCTGGCGAAACAGATTTGCAAGATTATAAATTTCTATGTTTTTCCGGCAAACCATATTTTTGTTGGGTAGATATCGGAAGGTATACGAAACATAAAAGAAATGTATATGATTTGAATTGGAATTTACAGGATTGGAATCAATTTACTTATGGAAATACGGAATATGAAATTGAAAAACCAAAAAATTTTGACCAAATGATTGGACTTGCTGAGAAACTTTCTCGGGGATTTTCTCATGTTCGAGTAGATCTATATAATATTGATGGAAAAATTTATTTTGGTGAAATGACATTCACAAATGGAAGCGGTTTTGAGAAAATTATACCTCCATCTGCTGATCTTATGCTCGGAAATTTATGGGACATTGATACGAAAAGTAATTCAGAGGACAGTACGAAGAAGTTGGAGCGAGATACAAAATGA
- a CDS encoding Coenzyme F420 hydrogenase/dehydrogenase, beta subunit C-terminal domain, which produces MTNTNYPICYAVKNKNIDIVAQSRSGGAFTAFSDDVLEKGGVIYGCVFEGLKVLHIRAVSKEGRDRMRNSKYIQSNIENIYLQVKKDLDAQKIVLFSGTPCQCHAIKKYIGNKVYENLILIDIVCQGVASTKVWEDYCAYVSKKVKEPIVSVSFRNKKFGWKSHIESFYGNKKEYHSGIMRDLISNRYILRPSCYSCPYKNMQRQGDLTLGDLWTDEQMKLPFNDYDGISLVLVNSDKGQEIFNASASKTESIRIDITRCKQRSLHTQVEPQKNREAFWKNYKKRSFSYIISHYTTETRTNRFKKFIKQVVRRG; this is translated from the coding sequence ATGACTAATACAAATTATCCAATTTGTTACGCTGTAAAGAACAAAAATATAGACATAGTTGCACAGTCCCGGTCAGGAGGAGCATTTACAGCATTCTCAGATGATGTATTAGAAAAAGGCGGTGTAATTTACGGCTGTGTGTTTGAAGGTTTAAAGGTCTTACACATCCGCGCTGTCTCTAAAGAAGGCAGAGATCGAATGAGAAATTCAAAATATATACAAAGCAATATCGAAAATATCTACCTACAAGTAAAAAAAGACTTGGATGCCCAAAAAATAGTCCTTTTTTCAGGAACCCCTTGTCAATGTCATGCTATTAAAAAATATATAGGTAATAAAGTATATGAGAATCTAATCTTGATCGACATCGTCTGTCAGGGAGTTGCCAGCACAAAAGTATGGGAAGATTACTGTGCCTATGTCTCAAAAAAAGTAAAAGAACCAATTGTCAGCGTTTCATTTCGTAATAAAAAATTTGGCTGGAAATCGCATATAGAATCCTTTTATGGGAATAAGAAAGAGTACCATAGTGGAATAATGAGAGATTTAATTTCCAACAGATATATTCTAAGACCATCCTGTTATAGCTGCCCATACAAGAATATGCAAAGACAAGGAGATCTTACACTGGGCGATCTATGGACAGATGAACAAATGAAACTTCCGTTTAATGATTATGACGGTATTTCTCTGGTTTTAGTGAATTCAGATAAAGGACAGGAAATATTCAATGCCTCTGCTTCAAAAACAGAAAGTATAAGAATTGATATTACCAGATGTAAGCAACGTTCACTGCATACGCAGGTCGAACCTCAGAAAAATAGAGAAGCTTTTTGGAAAAATTATAAAAAAAGATCATTTTCTTATATCATCTCGCATTATACAACAGAAACACGAACTAATCGGTTCAAAAAATTTATTAAACAGGTAGTCCGGCGAGGGTAA
- a CDS encoding 4Fe-4S binding protein, whose amino-acid sequence MEYDTEGFLYPVIDEHKCIKCKKCLKICFFPKKTLFKAERS is encoded by the coding sequence ATGGAATATGACACGGAAGGTTTTTTGTATCCAGTTATTGATGAGCATAAATGTATAAAATGCAAAAAATGTTTGAAGATATGTTTTTTCCCAAAAAAGACACTATTCAAGGCTGAGAGGAGCTGA
- a CDS encoding lipopolysaccharide biosynthesis protein, translating to MNIVKGLLKKYNTLPIAAKATIWFVFCSTLQKCISLITTPVFTRIMNTEQYGQFSVYNSWLQIFTIITTLRLNYAVFNKGMSKYKDDRDGYTSTMQSLTFIITGIVFLIYLLFHNQINAITELPTFVMVALFLELFVTPAIDFWTIRKRYEYIYKPVVIRTLIMAVLNASIGIVAVLLSEEKGYARILTCILVNICFGTVLFIYNRRHGKIWLKKEYVVFALSFNLPLLLHYISQYILEQFDRVMIQKLVGIAQAGIFSVAYNAGIMMKIVTQSINNALVPWQYEQLEKKNFKEIDNVLFAVFLLIGGCALIFSAFAPEIMKILADEKYYEAIYVIPPVAIGTFFSFAYTTFANVEFFFNQNKFTMYISMLGAVLNISLNYLCIKKFGYIAAAYTTLFCYIVFTVSHYIYMTVSVKKMLAVSKVFNTKRISLLAVSILFVGLILIGLYDKIIIRYLFIICGLGTLYFKRKQIINISKLVQRK from the coding sequence ATGAATATTGTAAAAGGACTATTAAAAAAATACAACACTTTGCCGATAGCTGCTAAAGCTACTATATGGTTTGTTTTTTGCAGTACACTGCAAAAATGTATCTCTCTGATTACAACGCCTGTCTTCACTAGAATTATGAATACTGAACAATATGGTCAGTTTAGTGTTTATAATTCCTGGTTGCAGATTTTTACGATCATTACTACCTTACGGCTCAATTATGCCGTTTTTAATAAAGGAATGAGCAAATATAAAGACGATCGAGATGGCTATACATCGACAATGCAGTCTTTGACCTTTATTATAACAGGTATTGTATTTCTCATTTATTTGCTCTTTCATAATCAGATTAATGCAATAACAGAATTGCCTACCTTTGTTATGGTAGCTCTATTTCTTGAACTTTTTGTGACTCCCGCAATAGACTTTTGGACAATTCGAAAAAGATATGAGTATATATATAAACCGGTTGTAATACGTACTTTGATTATGGCCGTTTTAAATGCCAGCATCGGTATCGTGGCTGTTTTATTGTCAGAAGAAAAGGGATATGCAAGGATTCTCACCTGTATTCTGGTGAATATTTGTTTTGGTACTGTCTTGTTTATATATAATCGCAGGCACGGCAAAATTTGGTTAAAAAAAGAATACGTTGTTTTCGCATTAAGTTTCAATCTTCCATTGCTTCTGCACTACATTTCTCAATATATCTTGGAACAATTTGACAGGGTAATGATCCAAAAGCTGGTAGGTATAGCTCAGGCGGGAATCTTCAGCGTCGCTTATAATGCAGGAATAATGATGAAAATTGTGACCCAGAGTATTAACAATGCACTGGTGCCCTGGCAGTATGAACAGCTTGAAAAGAAAAATTTCAAAGAGATTGACAATGTTTTATTTGCAGTCTTTTTGCTGATCGGGGGATGTGCTTTAATATTTTCTGCATTTGCACCAGAAATAATGAAAATTTTAGCAGATGAAAAATATTATGAAGCTATATATGTGATACCGCCTGTAGCTATAGGAACGTTTTTCTCATTTGCATATACAACATTTGCGAATGTAGAGTTTTTCTTTAATCAGAATAAATTCACAATGTATATTTCTATGTTAGGAGCAGTCTTGAATATTAGTCTGAATTATCTATGCATTAAGAAATTTGGCTATATTGCTGCTGCATACACAACACTTTTTTGCTACATAGTATTTACTGTTAGCCATTATATTTACATGACGGTAAGCGTTAAGAAAATGTTGGCTGTCTCTAAGGTATTTAACACAAAAAGGATAAGCCTTCTAGCTGTATCAATACTGTTTGTCGGATTAATTTTGATAGGACTGTATGATAAAATAATAATTAGATATCTTTTCATTATTTGTGGGTTAGGAACTCTTTACTTTAAACGGAAGCAAATAATTAATATATCGAAACTTGTACAAAGGAAATAA
- a CDS encoding EpsG family protein — MLYFLWGVVFIGTALYEIQVGKSNRYKKFVLTILFIYMWILLGWSKGAYDVDIGISRYINYENYQSYTEIGYTFLVMLGHRLEIGYRTFFVICSFVEIFFMVWFAERNSTKSPIVLGLFLLYPSVVYFQYIRNLAAIPFVLIAMDSLLNKRKKYIAKYIIFILIASTIHFSTLFFLLYLPISFCKKKKTVALATIIGCIVLQVGAAISTFNNFVSQYLGDTKTDILMRSTDASGNFGRIFAVVFCIMTFFGMYFLLKYVYKIKMNNDKDNLFFNINLLSFICIPLTLNYGVGFARIPTLLLLVNYTFLVSKISMIESQKKRLLMYCILGIFLLGLFILAFRNIEYRNLVLYPFFEQNELIEWLFN, encoded by the coding sequence ATGCTTTATTTTTTATGGGGTGTTGTTTTTATTGGAACGGCATTATATGAAATTCAGGTGGGGAAGAGTAATAGATATAAGAAGTTTGTTTTGACGATCTTGTTTATCTATATGTGGATTTTACTTGGTTGGAGTAAAGGCGCTTACGATGTAGACATCGGAATCTCTCGATATATTAATTATGAAAATTATCAATCCTATACAGAAATCGGGTACACATTTTTAGTTATGCTGGGACATAGACTAGAGATTGGATATAGAACTTTTTTTGTAATATGCTCGTTCGTTGAAATTTTTTTCATGGTATGGTTTGCAGAAAGAAATAGCACAAAATCTCCAATCGTGTTAGGGCTTTTTCTATTGTACCCGTCAGTAGTGTATTTTCAATATATTAGAAATTTGGCGGCTATTCCGTTTGTCTTGATTGCGATGGATAGTTTGTTAAATAAAAGAAAAAAATATATTGCAAAGTATATAATTTTTATACTAATTGCATCAACCATACATTTTAGTACATTATTCTTTCTACTTTATTTGCCTATTTCCTTTTGCAAAAAGAAAAAAACTGTAGCATTGGCAACAATTATTGGATGTATTGTTTTACAAGTAGGAGCGGCAATAAGTACTTTTAACAATTTTGTTAGTCAATATTTAGGGGACACAAAAACCGATATATTAATGCGATCAACAGATGCTTCTGGAAATTTCGGAAGGATCTTTGCAGTTGTATTCTGCATTATGACATTTTTCGGTATGTATTTTTTACTTAAATATGTATATAAAATAAAAATGAACAATGATAAAGACAATTTATTCTTTAATATCAATTTGCTATCATTTATATGTATTCCCTTGACCCTGAATTATGGGGTAGGATTTGCACGTATTCCCACACTATTATTATTGGTTAACTACACTTTTCTGGTAAGTAAAATCAGCATGATAGAAAGTCAAAAAAAGCGCTTACTAATGTACTGTATTTTGGGGATTTTTCTTCTGGGATTATTTATACTAGCCTTTAGGAATATCGAGTACCGGAATCTTGTTTTATATCCTTTTTTTGAACAGAACGAACTAATTGAATGGCTATTTAATTAA
- a CDS encoding oligosaccharide flippase family protein, with the protein MMTGEIHNMSGNSTLKNIVKVSLSNLCIVISGVFVGFLIPKVLGVEEYGYYKIFTLYATYIGIFSFGISEGVYLKYSGIEYSRLNKQKIRCFTKLIFYIQIAVLAVIILFSLFFLNGEYKYIFIALSIYLVELNMTAYYQYVAQMTLRFNDYSMRNIVKSMLTVVSVVLMVCIYYINSKQLLSYKWYLTFVLIISTVLYVLYLRKFCDITFGNAEKGTIFTYEIKEVIRIGMPFLIASMCSTLILNIDRQFVSIYFDTKTYGVYSFAYNMLSLVTVCTSAISTVIYPVLKKTSECKIKEIYPSLVSYMVCFIFLSLNAYFPLSIFVKWFLPQYTYSLEIFRIVFPGLAFSSVISVVMQNYYKLMNKNHLFFFKNVLVLGISIAANFIAYYWFKTPEAISYASVVTLIIYYLLAESYFRNKFAVKWHKNFLYCICMTAGFYIISRLNNLYVSFLLYLTIYLLSLFIFHRGVVKKVIYILFRKIKRL; encoded by the coding sequence ATGATGACTGGAGAAATACATAATATGAGTGGGAATAGCACGCTTAAAAATATAGTAAAAGTATCTTTGAGTAATTTATGTATAGTGATTTCGGGAGTATTTGTAGGTTTTCTTATACCTAAGGTGCTAGGAGTCGAAGAATATGGTTATTATAAAATTTTCACTCTATATGCTACTTATATCGGTATTTTTTCTTTTGGAATATCGGAAGGAGTGTATTTAAAATATAGCGGAATAGAATATAGCAGACTTAATAAGCAGAAAATACGCTGCTTTACTAAACTCATATTTTATATACAAATAGCAGTACTAGCAGTAATTATATTGTTCTCATTATTTTTTTTAAACGGTGAATATAAATATATTTTTATTGCTCTTTCCATTTATTTGGTTGAACTAAATATGACTGCCTATTATCAATATGTTGCTCAGATGACGTTGAGATTTAACGACTATTCTATGAGAAACATAGTTAAATCTATGCTTACAGTCGTATCTGTTGTTTTGATGGTATGTATATATTACATCAATTCTAAGCAATTATTATCGTATAAATGGTATTTAACCTTTGTGTTAATAATAAGCACAGTTTTATACGTATTATACTTGAGAAAATTTTGCGATATAACATTCGGAAATGCAGAAAAGGGCACAATATTCACATATGAAATCAAAGAAGTAATAAGAATAGGAATGCCTTTTTTAATTGCTTCAATGTGTTCAACATTAATCTTGAATATTGACCGACAATTTGTTTCAATATATTTTGATACCAAAACATATGGTGTATATTCGTTCGCATACAACATGCTTTCACTTGTAACTGTTTGTACCTCTGCAATTTCTACTGTTATATATCCAGTCTTAAAGAAGACGAGCGAATGTAAGATAAAAGAAATATATCCTTCTCTTGTTTCTTATATGGTATGCTTTATATTTCTTTCTTTAAACGCTTATTTCCCGTTATCTATTTTTGTAAAATGGTTTTTACCGCAATATACATATTCGCTTGAGATTTTTAGAATTGTTTTTCCTGGTCTTGCATTTAGTTCTGTTATATCTGTTGTAATGCAAAATTATTACAAGCTAATGAACAAAAATCATTTATTCTTTTTTAAGAATGTACTTGTTTTAGGAATTTCAATAGCAGCAAATTTTATTGCTTATTATTGGTTTAAAACTCCAGAAGCGATATCGTATGCTTCTGTTGTTACGTTAATAATATATTATCTGCTTGCTGAATCTTATTTTAGAAATAAATTTGCTGTTAAGTGGCATAAGAATTTCCTATATTGTATTTGTATGACGGCTGGATTTTATATCATTAGTAGATTGAACAATTTGTATGTTAGTTTTCTGCTGTATCTAACCATATATTTGTTATCGTTATTCATATTTCATAGAGGAGTCGTCAAAAAAGTAATCTATATATTGTTTCGAAAGATAAAGAGATTATAA
- a CDS encoding alpha-1,2-fucosyltransferase, with amino-acid sequence MEIHVYLTGRLGNQLFQYAFARHLQKEYGGKIICNIYELEHRSEKAAWVPGKFNYEMSNYKLNDSILIEDIKLPWFADFSNPIIRIVKKVIPRIYFNLMASKGYLLWQKNSYINIPAIRNNEIIVNGWWQDVRFFHDVEAELSNEIVPTTKPISENEYLYNIAERENSVCVSIRGGNYLVPKVKKKLFVCDKEYFYNAIELIKSKVRNAIFIVFSDDLEWVKSYIKLEEKFPECKFYYESGKDTVEEKLRMMTKCKHFIISNSSFSWWAQYLAKNENKIVIAPDAWFTNGDKNGLYIDDWILIPTQTKDM; translated from the coding sequence ATGGAAATTCATGTTTATTTGACCGGAAGACTTGGAAATCAACTGTTTCAGTATGCGTTTGCCAGGCATTTACAAAAAGAATACGGTGGAAAAATCATTTGCAACATTTATGAGTTAGAACATAGATCTGAAAAAGCAGCGTGGGTTCCAGGAAAATTTAATTATGAAATGAGCAATTATAAGTTAAATGACAGTATTCTTATTGAAGATATAAAATTGCCTTGGTTTGCTGATTTCTCCAATCCTATTATCAGGATAGTGAAAAAAGTTATACCTAGGATATATTTTAATCTTATGGCATCCAAAGGATATCTGTTGTGGCAGAAGAATAGTTATATAAATATTCCTGCAATTCGAAACAATGAAATAATTGTAAATGGATGGTGGCAGGATGTTCGTTTTTTTCATGACGTAGAAGCGGAATTGTCAAATGAAATTGTACCAACAACTAAACCAATATCAGAAAATGAATATTTGTATAATATAGCGGAAAGAGAAAACTCGGTATGTGTTTCTATTAGAGGAGGCAACTATCTCGTACCTAAAGTAAAAAAGAAACTTTTTGTGTGTGATAAGGAGTATTTTTATAACGCAATAGAACTTATAAAAAGTAAGGTCAGAAACGCTATATTTATCGTATTTAGCGATGATTTAGAATGGGTAAAATCTTATATAAAATTAGAAGAAAAATTTCCGGAATGTAAATTCTATTATGAAAGTGGAAAAGATACTGTAGAGGAAAAACTTAGAATGATGACAAAGTGTAAACATTTTATCATTTCAAATAGCTCATTTAGCTGGTGGGCTCAGTACTTAGCCAAAAATGAAAATAAGATCGTTATTGCACCTGACGCATGGTTTACAAATGGGGATAAAAATGGTTTATATATAGATGATTGGATATTAATTCCTACGCAAACGAAAGATATGTAA
- a CDS encoding glycosyltransferase family 2 protein, with amino-acid sequence MGGLVSIIVPVYNVEAYVDRSIQSLTNQTYRNIEILLVNDGSIDNSSVICDLWAQKDKRIKVIHKKNGGQGSARNKALDIARGEYICFLDSDDTAKKDYIEFLYNMMKEKHLDISACNNEIFDENGTFLRERKTGEGYVELTGTEAIKSLWTDGVINIGPWGKLYKKELWEDIRFKECFSEDWATMHFIYEKADRVGYSYECKIEYLIRSNSSIRKFQEKKLIMLDIAKDNIQYAQSHPELLPASYQKAVSVYFHILFQLPNDSKYDIVRKQIKLLIKEIRLSIIVSRECRSKTKIAVLLSYFGFGFTKKLFYVVKQKDAAF; translated from the coding sequence ATGGGCGGTCTAGTTTCAATAATAGTGCCTGTCTATAATGTAGAGGCTTATGTAGATAGAAGTATTCAAAGTTTGACAAATCAAACATATAGAAATATAGAAATCCTGTTGGTAAACGACGGGTCTATAGATAATAGTTCTGTTATATGTGATCTTTGGGCTCAAAAAGATAAAAGAATTAAGGTGATTCATAAAAAAAATGGCGGACAAGGATCGGCAAGAAATAAAGCTCTTGATATAGCACGTGGAGAGTACATCTGTTTTTTAGATTCAGATGATACAGCTAAAAAAGATTACATTGAATTTTTGTATAACATGATGAAAGAAAAGCATTTAGATATTTCAGCGTGTAATAACGAAATTTTTGATGAAAACGGAACTTTCTTACGAGAAAGAAAAACAGGGGAGGGATATGTTGAACTGACAGGGACTGAGGCGATTAAAAGTTTATGGACAGATGGTGTGATTAACATAGGTCCATGGGGAAAATTATACAAAAAAGAATTGTGGGAAGATATTCGATTTAAGGAATGCTTCAGTGAAGATTGGGCAACTATGCATTTTATATATGAGAAAGCAGACCGAGTGGGATATTCTTATGAATGTAAGATTGAATATTTAATAAGATCTAATTCATCAATAAGAAAATTTCAAGAAAAGAAATTAATAATGTTAGATATAGCCAAAGATAACATTCAATATGCTCAGAGTCATCCTGAATTATTACCTGCATCTTACCAAAAAGCTGTATCTGTTTACTTTCATATTCTATTTCAATTACCTAATGATAGTAAATATGATATTGTACGTAAACAAATAAAACTATTAATAAAAGAGATTCGATTGTCAATCATTGTAAGTAGAGAATGCAGAAGCAAGACAAAAATTGCCGTGTTACTATCATATTTTGGATTTGGATTCACGAAGAAGCTTTTTTATGTGGTAAAGCAAAAAGACGCGGCGTTTTAA